One genomic segment of Pseudomonadota bacterium includes these proteins:
- a CDS encoding DUF6763 family protein, with protein MKPTIGNWYRIQGSESFEVVAFDEDDGTIELQYFDGTVEEMDLEDWNAAKETGALEEIEPPEDWTGSVDVDPEEDEARSATGGFDKDDDRRQSASKLDGLDLFE; from the coding sequence ATGAAACCCACCATCGGCAACTGGTATCGCATTCAAGGAAGCGAGTCGTTCGAGGTGGTCGCCTTCGACGAAGACGACGGCACCATCGAGCTGCAGTACTTCGACGGTACGGTTGAAGAGATGGATCTCGAGGACTGGAACGCTGCGAAGGAAACCGGCGCGCTCGAAGAAATAGAACCTCCCGAAGACTGGACTGGCTCCGTCGACGTCGATCCCGAGGAAGACGAAGCGCGCAGCGCCACCGGTGGCTTCGACAAGGACGACGACCGGCGCCAGAGCGCCAGCAAGCTCGATGGGCTCGACCTGTTCGAATAG
- a CDS encoding MarC family protein yields MLLPKSGTYKNEFLAQSIMLEQALKFFIVFFVVVEPISLIPVFSGLTDGASARFKHKMALKSVLVASGILLLFALVGAGFLSAMGISIDSFRIFGGLLLFLIALEMVFARESGTRTSSDEKVESRKRADIAVFPLAFPFMAGPGALTTLLLWFGPIPVTQHPVQFLVMFGCALVVLACCLFAMWVAAPLMRIIGVTGTNVANRLFGVVLGALAVQFVVDGLRASFAGL; encoded by the coding sequence ATGTTGCTCCCGAAAAGTGGCACTTACAAGAACGAATTTCTTGCGCAAAGCATCATGCTCGAACAAGCACTGAAGTTTTTCATCGTGTTCTTCGTCGTGGTCGAACCGATCTCGCTGATCCCGGTGTTCTCCGGGCTCACCGATGGCGCGAGCGCGCGCTTCAAACACAAGATGGCCCTCAAGTCCGTGCTGGTTGCAAGCGGAATACTTCTGCTGTTTGCATTGGTTGGCGCCGGATTTTTATCGGCGATGGGAATCTCGATCGACTCGTTCAGGATTTTCGGCGGACTGTTGCTTTTCCTCATCGCGCTCGAGATGGTCTTCGCCCGCGAATCCGGCACGCGCACTTCGAGCGACGAGAAAGTAGAGAGCCGCAAGCGCGCGGACATTGCGGTTTTCCCGCTTGCATTCCCCTTCATGGCCGGTCCTGGTGCATTGACGACATTGTTGCTCTGGTTCGGACCGATTCCGGTCACGCAGCATCCTGTGCAGTTCCTGGTGATGTTCGGCTGTGCGCTCGTGGTGCTCGCATGTTGCTTGTTCGCCATGTGGGTGGCGGCTCCGCTCATGCGCATCATCGGAGTCACCGGCACGAACGTGGCGAACCGATTGTTCGGCGTCGTGCTGGGAGCACTGGCCGTTCAGTTTGTCGTCGATGGACTACGCGCCAGTTTCGCGGGCCTGTGA
- a CDS encoding DUF2785 domain-containing protein, with the protein MLACLAAARPGLAACPPPGEERDSLAALKTAGFEIADDARRQALALALLPCLAVADPQLRDGIAFEAYYTWLRANRLDVDTRTQLLERLSAMLEPGQADRGGFRQPFAALALSEVARTDRVTPWLTSAQRATLVVQAASYLASVRDYRGFDPKEGWRHGVAHGADLVLQLALNPAVDRAALERLLSAVAAQVAPAGDHSYIDGESERLARPVLFIAQRGLFTAAEWEQWLRALAAPPASTSKEDAYRTRAGLARHHNLNAFLYALYVNARESGDANMQALVPGLQAVLKAQ; encoded by the coding sequence ATGCTCGCGTGCCTTGCGGCGGCGCGCCCCGGGCTTGCGGCCTGCCCGCCGCCCGGTGAAGAACGCGATTCACTCGCGGCCCTGAAGACTGCGGGTTTCGAGATTGCCGACGACGCACGGCGCCAGGCACTCGCGCTGGCGCTGCTGCCTTGCCTCGCCGTTGCCGACCCGCAATTGCGCGACGGCATCGCGTTCGAGGCTTACTACACGTGGCTGCGCGCGAATCGCCTCGATGTTGATACGCGGACGCAGCTGCTCGAACGCCTCAGCGCCATGCTCGAACCCGGGCAGGCCGATCGCGGCGGATTCCGTCAGCCATTTGCCGCGCTCGCTTTGTCCGAAGTCGCACGCACCGATCGCGTGACGCCGTGGCTCACTTCCGCGCAGCGCGCCACTCTGGTCGTCCAAGCTGCGAGCTACCTCGCCTCGGTCCGCGACTATCGGGGCTTCGATCCGAAGGAAGGCTGGCGACACGGCGTAGCGCATGGTGCGGACCTGGTTCTGCAGCTCGCGTTGAATCCGGCGGTGGACCGTGCCGCTCTCGAGCGGTTACTGAGCGCGGTTGCCGCGCAGGTCGCGCCGGCCGGCGATCACTCCTACATCGACGGCGAATCCGAGCGTCTCGCTCGGCCGGTGCTGTTCATCGCCCAACGCGGTCTGTTCACGGCGGCGGAATGGGAGCAGTGGTTGCGCGCACTGGCGGCGCCGCCAGCGTCGACCAGCAAAGAAGATGCCTATCGCACGCGTGCCGGCCTGGCCAGGCATCACAACCTGAATGCATTCCTCTACGCGTTGTACGTGAATGCCCGCGAGAGCGGCGATGCGAACATGCAGGCGCTGGTGCCCGGGCTGCAGGCCGTGCTCAAGGCGCAGTAG
- the trmB gene encoding tRNA (guanosine(46)-N7)-methyltransferase TrmB codes for MNEIRNRPIRSFVMRTGRMTVAQTRALEQLWPRHGVDFSSQPLPLDGLFGRRAPRTLEIGFGNGEHLAALAAAHPGRDYLGIEVHRPGVGHLLLQVETHSLSNVRVISHDAVEVLREQIEPASLDEVLLLFPDPWHKKRHHKRRLIQQPFVELIASRMRPGAVFKLATDWEEYALQMLEVLGAATALFTNLSPTGDWMPRPEERAPTRFEKRGARLGHGVWDLSFERRA; via the coding sequence ATGAACGAGATTCGCAACCGTCCGATCCGCAGCTTCGTGATGCGCACCGGCCGCATGACGGTCGCGCAGACGCGCGCGCTCGAGCAGCTCTGGCCGCGGCACGGCGTCGATTTCTCGTCGCAGCCGTTGCCGCTCGACGGCCTGTTCGGACGCCGCGCGCCGCGCACGCTCGAGATCGGCTTCGGCAATGGCGAACACCTCGCGGCGTTGGCCGCCGCACACCCCGGGCGCGACTATCTCGGCATCGAGGTGCATCGGCCCGGCGTCGGTCACCTGCTGCTCCAGGTGGAGACGCACAGCCTCAGCAACGTCCGGGTGATCTCGCATGACGCGGTCGAGGTGCTGCGCGAGCAGATCGAGCCCGCCTCGCTCGACGAGGTGTTGTTGCTGTTCCCCGACCCCTGGCACAAGAAGCGCCATCACAAGCGGCGGCTGATCCAGCAACCATTCGTCGAACTCATTGCTTCGCGGATGCGCCCCGGCGCCGTCTTCAAACTAGCTACCGACTGGGAGGAATACGCGCTGCAGATGCTCGAGGTGCTGGGCGCGGCAACGGCGCTGTTCACGAATCTTTCCCCCACCGGCGACTGGATGCCGCGCCCCGAAGAACGCGCGCCCACGCGTTTCGAGAAGCGCGGCGCGCGGCTCGGCCATGGCGTGTGGGACCTGAGTTTCGAGCGGCGCGCCTGA
- a CDS encoding 5'-nucleosidase: protein MSLPRILIVMALPQESRGLLERAGADVLYTGVGKVNAALTLARRLAEIRCAGNGLPLVVNMGTAGSRSIPAHTPVAATRFAQRDMDVSGLGFAPGTTPFDATPAIIEFPPVFTQLRPVLCSTADSFATHRHEISGDVVDMEAFALARVCLAENASFGCVKYVTDGADADSAAHWEAALDNAAHAFVTAYESLRTT from the coding sequence ATGTCCCTACCGCGAATATTGATCGTCATGGCGCTGCCGCAGGAGTCGCGCGGCCTGCTGGAGCGCGCCGGAGCAGACGTGCTTTATACCGGCGTCGGCAAGGTGAATGCCGCGCTGACGCTCGCGCGCAGGCTCGCGGAAATCCGCTGCGCGGGCAATGGCCTGCCGCTGGTGGTGAACATGGGCACCGCCGGCAGCCGCAGCATTCCCGCCCATACCCCGGTCGCGGCCACCCGCTTTGCCCAGCGCGACATGGACGTGAGCGGGCTTGGGTTCGCACCCGGCACCACGCCATTCGACGCCACGCCCGCGATCATCGAGTTCCCGCCGGTGTTCACCCAGCTGCGGCCCGTGCTGTGTTCCACCGCAGACTCGTTCGCCACCCATCGGCACGAAATCAGCGGCGATGTAGTCGACATGGAGGCGTTCGCGCTGGCGCGCGTGTGTCTCGCCGAAAACGCAAGCTTCGGCTGCGTGAAATACGTCACCGACGGCGCCGACGCGGATTCCGCCGCGCACTGGGAGGCAGCCCTGGATAATGCGGCGCACGCCTTCGTCACCGCTTATGAGTCCTTGCGCACAACCTGA
- a CDS encoding helix-turn-helix domain-containing protein → MAKLSSSQIALKPQDLLVLFALLTHGDGSVTYPDLSAQTGLAPSAVHASIKRAVAAGLASIRDRKVALLKPQLREFVLHGARYAFPAVHGRLARGVATAYAAPPLNAEIAPSSDPVPVWPHKNGDTRGVTLAPLYPSVPDASQRDPKLYELLALFDGLRAGQARERALAQKILEERLR, encoded by the coding sequence ATGGCCAAGCTCAGCAGCAGCCAAATCGCACTGAAGCCGCAGGATTTACTCGTCCTGTTCGCCTTGCTCACTCACGGCGATGGCAGTGTCACCTACCCGGATCTTTCGGCCCAGACAGGCCTGGCCCCTTCAGCCGTTCACGCGTCTATCAAACGGGCGGTAGCGGCGGGTCTTGCCTCGATCCGCGACCGCAAGGTCGCGCTTCTCAAACCCCAGCTTCGGGAGTTCGTTCTGCATGGCGCGCGTTATGCCTTTCCGGCAGTTCACGGACGCTTGGCCCGTGGGGTAGCTACTGCGTACGCAGCGCCGCCGTTGAACGCAGAGATTGCACCATCTTCCGACCCGGTCCCGGTCTGGCCTCACAAGAATGGCGACACTCGTGGAGTGACGCTGGCGCCGCTTTATCCATCCGTGCCCGATGCGTCCCAACGCGATCCGAAGCTCTACGAACTACTTGCGTTGTTCGACGGATTGCGAGCCGGCCAGGCTCGAGAGCGCGCGCTGGCACAGAAAATACTGGAAGAGCGGCTGCGGTGA
- a CDS encoding LLM class flavin-dependent oxidoreductase — MVALSILDLVRVTQETDARGALDNARDLARHAEALGYRRIWVAEHHNFPGIASAATSLVIAHIAAGTKSIRVGAGGIMLPNHAPLVIAEQFGTLARLFPERIDLGLGRAPGTDQLTVQALRTSPAAAEAFPQDVLELQAYFEPVEPGQQIQAVPAAGTRVPLWILGSSTFGAMLAAQLGLPYSFASHFAPQQLMSALQIYRSRFRPSRQLDRPYVMVGVSIIAAETDAQARRLFTTQQMSFADMFRGARGLSQPPIDDIESYWSPMEKAQAMQMLARSIVGSQSTVRAGIDALVAETAADELIIVSDVYEHAARLRSFELIAKA, encoded by the coding sequence ATGGTTGCACTGTCGATCCTCGACCTGGTTCGCGTCACCCAGGAAACCGATGCGCGGGGCGCGCTCGACAACGCGCGTGATCTCGCCCGGCATGCGGAGGCGTTGGGCTATCGCCGCATCTGGGTCGCCGAGCATCACAACTTTCCCGGTATCGCGAGCGCGGCGACGTCGCTCGTCATCGCGCATATAGCGGCCGGAACGAAGAGCATCCGCGTCGGCGCGGGCGGCATCATGCTGCCGAATCACGCGCCGCTGGTCATCGCGGAACAATTCGGCACACTCGCGCGCCTGTTCCCGGAACGCATCGACCTGGGGCTCGGCCGCGCGCCGGGAACGGATCAGCTCACGGTGCAGGCATTGCGCACTTCGCCGGCTGCGGCAGAGGCTTTTCCACAGGACGTGCTCGAGTTGCAGGCGTACTTCGAGCCGGTCGAACCGGGCCAGCAGATCCAGGCGGTGCCGGCGGCGGGCACGCGTGTGCCGTTGTGGATCCTGGGTTCGAGCACGTTCGGCGCGATGCTCGCCGCGCAGCTCGGGCTGCCATATTCATTCGCGTCGCATTTCGCGCCCCAGCAGCTGATGTCCGCGTTGCAGATCTATCGCAGCCGCTTCCGGCCTTCGAGGCAACTCGACAGACCCTACGTCATGGTCGGCGTGAGCATCATCGCCGCCGAGACCGATGCGCAAGCGCGCCGGCTGTTCACCACGCAGCAGATGTCGTTCGCGGACATGTTTCGCGGCGCGCGCGGCTTGAGCCAGCCGCCGATCGATGACATCGAGAGTTACTGGTCTCCGATGGAGAAGGCGCAGGCGATGCAGATGCTCGCGCGCTCGATCGTCGGGTCTCAAAGCACCGTGCGTGCGGGGATCGACGCGCTCGTGGCCGAGACCGCCGCCGACGAGTTGATCATCGTCTCCGATGTCTATGAACACGCGGCAAGGCTGCGTTCCTTCGAGTTGATCGCCAAGGCGTAG
- a CDS encoding methyltransferase domain-containing protein, with the protein MKFKTLFAAVALGALATSASFAAADKKSVVAIEQAVAGSWRSADAKERDAFRHPVDALEFWGLKPGATILEIQPGGGWWTEILAPFARANKGEFYATAADLGDPKLSENAKKGRADFAAKYSDVAVYGKVNLVNWGGNAAPLPANKFDFVVLTRGFHGWQRGGSVDKNLANVFQATKPGGVLAIEQHRAKADQDPSVFNGYVPEKTVIDAVEKAGFKLDGKSEINANAKDTKDHPFGVWTLPPTRQSSEDGKPVDPAFDRAKYDAIGESDRMTLRFVKPKK; encoded by the coding sequence ATGAAGTTCAAAACCCTGTTCGCAGCCGTAGCGCTGGGAGCTCTCGCCACCAGCGCCAGTTTCGCGGCCGCTGACAAGAAGAGCGTGGTTGCCATCGAGCAGGCCGTCGCCGGCAGCTGGCGCAGCGCCGATGCCAAGGAGCGCGATGCGTTTCGCCATCCGGTCGATGCGCTCGAGTTCTGGGGCCTGAAGCCCGGCGCCACCATTCTCGAAATCCAGCCGGGCGGTGGCTGGTGGACCGAAATTCTCGCGCCGTTTGCGCGCGCCAACAAAGGCGAGTTCTATGCGACAGCCGCCGACCTCGGCGATCCTAAGCTGTCGGAGAACGCCAAGAAGGGCCGCGCCGATTTCGCGGCCAAATATTCCGACGTCGCGGTCTACGGCAAGGTGAACCTGGTCAACTGGGGCGGCAATGCAGCGCCGCTGCCGGCTAACAAGTTCGATTTCGTCGTGCTGACGCGCGGCTTCCATGGCTGGCAGCGTGGTGGCTCGGTCGACAAGAACCTCGCCAACGTGTTCCAGGCAACCAAACCGGGCGGCGTGCTCGCGATCGAGCAGCATCGTGCCAAGGCGGACCAGGATCCTTCCGTGTTCAACGGCTACGTGCCGGAGAAGACGGTGATCGACGCGGTGGAGAAGGCGGGCTTCAAGCTCGACGGCAAGTCGGAGATCAATGCGAACGCCAAGGACACGAAGGATCATCCGTTTGGCGTCTGGACGCTGCCGCCGACGCGCCAGTCGTCGGAAGACGGCAAGCCGGTCGATCCTGCGTTCGATCGCGCCAAGTACGACGCCATCGGCGAATCCGATCGCATGACGTTGCGCTTCGTGAAGCCGAAGAAGTAA
- a CDS encoding DUF502 domain-containing protein, whose amino-acid sequence MKQIGSILLKGLVTILPIGLTVYFVYWLGITTESLLSKPIKFVVGDNYWPGMGLVTGFVILFLVGLAVNAFVVRRVLGLGEDLLLRVPVVKTVYSAIRDMTRLVNTDKKKGDLDRVVTLDYGPGKLIGFVTQEHANTLGIGGGDDLVAVYLPMSYQIGGYTLYVSRSKVHETDLSVEQAMRIVLTGGVRGK is encoded by the coding sequence ATGAAGCAGATCGGCAGCATTCTTCTCAAGGGGCTGGTGACCATCCTGCCCATCGGACTCACCGTGTACTTCGTGTACTGGCTGGGCATCACCACCGAGAGTCTGCTGTCGAAGCCGATCAAGTTCGTGGTCGGGGACAATTACTGGCCGGGCATGGGTCTGGTCACCGGCTTCGTCATCCTGTTCCTCGTCGGGCTCGCGGTGAACGCCTTCGTCGTGCGCCGCGTGCTGGGCTTGGGCGAAGACCTGCTGCTGCGCGTGCCGGTGGTCAAGACGGTGTATAGCGCGATCCGTGACATGACGCGGCTGGTGAACACCGACAAGAAGAAAGGTGATCTCGACCGCGTGGTTACGCTCGATTACGGCCCGGGCAAGCTGATCGGCTTCGTGACCCAGGAACACGCCAACACGCTGGGTATCGGCGGCGGCGATGATCTCGTCGCGGTCTATCTACCGATGAGCTACCAGATCGGCGGGTACACGCTGTACGTGTCGCGCAGCAAGGTTCACGAGACGGATCTGTCAGTCGAGCAGGCGATGCGCATCGTGCTCACCGGCGGCGTACGCGGCAAGTAA
- a CDS encoding glycosyltransferase family 2 protein: MIASTLQTASRAVPTVGVVFTTYNRPQDLRRVLAGYARQSHRKFEVVIADDGSGSETRECIEEARREWQLDIRHVWHEDIGFRKCRILNRAIAETSAEYLIFTDGDCIPHPEFVAGHLALARPGYFVSGGCVRLGKTATDAIDSRHVLAGSVFESRWLAELGESPVNLRKLLFSVRPWHNLMNGITTTRPTWNGHNSSTWREEVLAVNGFDERLGYGGLDREFGERLERCGMRGIQARYSLICLHLEHPRPYRAREIMDANKQIRRDNARRRVRRTAHGLVAQQPGVQRW; this comes from the coding sequence ATGATCGCCTCAACCTTGCAGACCGCGAGCCGCGCCGTACCGACCGTCGGCGTGGTGTTTACAACCTACAACCGGCCCCAGGATCTGCGCCGGGTTCTCGCGGGATACGCGCGGCAGAGCCATCGCAAGTTCGAAGTAGTGATCGCCGACGACGGCTCCGGCAGCGAAACTCGCGAGTGCATCGAAGAGGCGCGTCGAGAATGGCAGCTCGACATCCGGCACGTGTGGCACGAGGACATCGGTTTTCGTAAATGCCGCATCCTCAATCGCGCCATCGCGGAGACCAGCGCCGAGTACCTGATCTTCACGGATGGAGATTGCATTCCGCATCCCGAATTCGTAGCGGGGCATCTGGCGCTCGCGCGGCCAGGTTATTTTGTTTCTGGCGGCTGCGTCCGCCTCGGCAAGACGGCGACCGACGCCATCGACTCGCGCCACGTGCTCGCCGGCAGCGTGTTCGAGTCGCGCTGGCTGGCCGAACTTGGCGAGTCGCCGGTCAACCTGCGCAAGCTGCTGTTTTCGGTGCGGCCGTGGCACAACCTGATGAACGGCATCACGACCACCCGCCCCACCTGGAACGGCCACAATTCATCGACGTGGCGCGAAGAAGTGCTCGCGGTGAATGGGTTCGACGAGCGGCTGGGTTACGGCGGCCTCGACCGTGAGTTCGGCGAGCGCCTCGAACGCTGCGGCATGCGCGGCATCCAGGCGCGTTATTCGCTGATCTGCCTGCACCTCGAACATCCGCGCCCGTACCGCGCGCGCGAAATCATGGACGCCAACAAGCAGATCCGCCGCGACAACGCGCGCCGGCGCGTGCGGCGCACCGCACACGGCCTCGTCGCCCAACAACCCGGAGTGCAGCGCTGGTAG
- a CDS encoding stress response translation initiation inhibitor YciH (involved in start site selection during the initiation of translation): MKPGQPNKPPAIRIWKETAHRGGKGVSAINGIPLPGPQLEEICSMLKKKCGTGGTVKNGVIEIQGDHRDRLVEELKKLGYTDVKKAGG; this comes from the coding sequence GTGAAACCCGGCCAGCCCAACAAACCACCCGCCATTCGTATCTGGAAGGAAACTGCGCATCGCGGCGGCAAGGGCGTGAGTGCGATCAACGGAATTCCGCTGCCCGGTCCGCAGCTCGAAGAGATCTGCAGCATGCTCAAGAAGAAGTGCGGCACCGGCGGAACCGTCAAGAACGGCGTCATCGAAATCCAGGGCGATCATCGCGACCGGCTGGTGGAAGAGCTCAAGAAGCTCGGTTACACCGACGTGAAAAAGGCGGGCGGGTAG
- a CDS encoding ATP-binding cassette domain-containing protein, protein MTLIAIKDAGLAFGLTPLLDGAALAVQDGERIGLIGRNGTGKSSLLSVLLGKLALDEGEVQRKPGLTIGSVEQEPVLPPADTVRESLLLHGKFDDMHDDRRRYAIEARLTEYLHRFEVNEEANPASMSGGERKRAALALAFALEPEIMLLDEPTNHLDLDGIETLEELLQKNVTCIVITHDRRFLDKVATRIAELDRGQLRTFPGNYSVYEQRKAEINLAEDLAKRRFEKFWAQEEVWIRRGVEARRTRNEGRVKRLEHLREERAARRERIGSVRLNVDTGERSGKLVAEFENVSKTFGERKILDDVNLRVMRGDRVGLLGPNGAGKTTMIKLIVGTLEPDSGRVKRGTNLQVAYFDQLREQLDPERTLAETVNPGSDWVEIGESRKHISSYLNDFLFDSRRANAPIRMLSGGERNRLLLARLFARPANMLVLDEPTNDLDIDSLELLETMLVDYPGTLLLVSHDRTFLDNVVTQTIAAAGKGQWHDYVGGYTDWLRQRTLPRAVSVRRAAPAAPAALAPVAAAPKRKLSFKEQRELESLPADIEKLEREQLELTEKSYSPDYHKAGAEQMRRDRERATELATLISTSMERWETLEALASSIAASKS, encoded by the coding sequence GTGACGCTGATCGCCATCAAGGATGCCGGACTCGCGTTCGGCCTCACGCCGCTGCTCGACGGCGCCGCGCTCGCGGTGCAGGACGGCGAACGCATCGGGCTCATCGGCCGCAACGGCACCGGCAAGTCGTCGCTGCTGTCGGTGTTGCTGGGCAAACTCGCACTCGATGAGGGCGAAGTGCAACGCAAGCCGGGGCTGACCATCGGCAGCGTCGAGCAGGAGCCGGTGCTGCCGCCCGCCGATACCGTGCGCGAGTCGCTGCTGCTGCACGGCAAGTTCGACGACATGCACGACGACCGCCGCCGCTATGCGATCGAGGCGCGGCTCACCGAATACCTGCACCGTTTCGAGGTGAACGAGGAAGCGAATCCCGCGTCGATGTCGGGCGGCGAACGCAAACGCGCCGCGCTGGCGCTGGCCTTCGCGCTCGAGCCCGAGATCATGCTGCTCGACGAACCCACCAACCACCTCGACTTGGACGGCATCGAGACGCTCGAAGAGCTGCTGCAGAAGAACGTCACCTGCATCGTCATCACGCACGACCGGCGCTTTCTCGACAAGGTGGCGACACGCATCGCCGAGCTAGATCGTGGCCAGCTGCGCACCTTCCCGGGCAACTACAGCGTCTACGAGCAACGCAAGGCCGAGATCAATCTCGCAGAAGACCTGGCGAAGCGCCGCTTCGAGAAATTCTGGGCGCAGGAAGAAGTGTGGATCCGCAGGGGCGTGGAGGCGCGGCGCACGCGCAACGAAGGCCGCGTGAAGCGGCTCGAACACCTGCGCGAGGAACGCGCCGCGCGGCGCGAACGCATCGGCAGCGTGCGCCTCAACGTGGACACGGGTGAGCGGTCGGGAAAACTCGTGGCGGAGTTCGAGAACGTCAGCAAGACTTTCGGCGAACGGAAGATTCTCGACGATGTCAATTTGCGCGTGATGCGCGGCGATCGCGTCGGGTTGTTAGGGCCGAACGGCGCGGGCAAGACGACCATGATCAAGCTGATCGTGGGCACGCTCGAGCCGGACAGCGGACGCGTCAAACGCGGCACCAACTTGCAGGTCGCGTACTTCGACCAGTTGCGCGAGCAGCTGGATCCCGAGCGCACGCTCGCGGAGACCGTGAATCCCGGCTCGGACTGGGTGGAGATCGGCGAAAGCCGCAAACACATCTCGAGTTACCTCAACGATTTCCTGTTCGACAGCCGGCGCGCGAACGCGCCGATCCGCATGTTGTCGGGCGGCGAGCGCAATCGCCTGCTGTTGGCGCGGCTGTTCGCGCGGCCGGCGAACATGCTGGTGCTCGACGAACCCACCAACGATCTCGACATCGATTCGCTGGAATTGCTCGAGACGATGCTGGTCGATTACCCGGGCACGCTGCTGCTGGTCAGCCACGACCGCACGTTCCTCGACAATGTCGTGACGCAGACGATCGCCGCGGCGGGCAAGGGCCAGTGGCATGACTACGTCGGCGGCTATACCGACTGGCTCAGGCAACGCACGTTGCCGCGCGCGGTGTCCGTGCGCCGCGCCGCGCCCGCGGCGCCGGCTGCGCTGGCGCCGGTTGCCGCGGCACCAAAACGCAAACTCAGCTTCAAGGAGCAGCGCGAGCTCGAATCGCTGCCCGCGGACATCGAGAAACTCGAACGCGAGCAGCTCGAGTTGACGGAGAAGAGTTATTCGCCCGATTACCACAAGGCGGGCGCGGAGCAGATGCGTCGCGATCGTGAACGCGCCACCGAACTAGCCACCTTGATCTCCACCAGCATGGAACGCTGGGAGACATTGGAGGCGCTCGCCTCGAGCATTGCGGCGTCGAAGTCGTGA
- a CDS encoding esterase-like activity of phytase family protein, whose amino-acid sequence MLGLRSRAVSVASACAAACLLSYTSSIAAATDAPDKKAPTTVKKPVPAGPKPAASKTSAGAVKKAPPEKAAPPPPPVELIGLIVMPTNALRDGPPSGQFDGAGRRGAAARFESQPVQGVSSIKPGPTAGAWWALSDNGFGAKWNSSDYRLCIYLFDVRPRTEAGTDSRTALQAVIELSDPAKFFPFRLTDESEPERLLTGADADPESLVAMPDDTFWVGDEFGPWLLHFSEDGELLAPPVELPGGLHSTDHPLVIAHAEEPRIAHSRGFEAMDLSGDDKTLVTILEGPVAGDPPKTLRVQRYDTAAGKWLPVTLIYELDADTVSVTDMSRIEGNRFVVIERDSLEGDAAKAKRVYSIDLDNAAPGKPLQKKLVIDLLSIGNARGLAQVATPGAPFRFPYLTIESIQVLDRKHVVIVNDNNFPATGGRGANVPDATEWIWLELQNPL is encoded by the coding sequence ATGCTTGGCCTCAGATCGCGCGCCGTTTCCGTGGCTTCGGCATGTGCCGCGGCGTGTTTGCTGTCGTACACCAGCTCCATCGCCGCGGCGACCGACGCGCCGGACAAGAAGGCGCCGACCACGGTGAAGAAGCCCGTGCCGGCAGGCCCGAAGCCCGCTGCGTCCAAAACCAGCGCGGGTGCGGTCAAGAAAGCGCCGCCTGAGAAAGCCGCTCCGCCGCCGCCCCCGGTCGAATTGATCGGCTTGATCGTGATGCCTACCAATGCGCTGCGTGACGGGCCGCCGTCGGGCCAGTTCGACGGCGCAGGCCGGCGCGGCGCCGCGGCGCGATTCGAATCGCAGCCGGTTCAAGGCGTCAGCTCCATCAAGCCCGGCCCTACCGCCGGCGCCTGGTGGGCGCTCTCCGACAACGGCTTCGGCGCCAAATGGAACAGCTCCGACTACCGGCTCTGCATCTATCTATTCGACGTGCGGCCCCGCACCGAAGCCGGTACCGATTCGCGCACCGCGTTACAGGCGGTCATCGAACTATCCGATCCGGCGAAATTCTTTCCCTTCCGGCTCACCGACGAGAGCGAGCCCGAGCGCCTGCTGACCGGCGCCGACGCCGACCCGGAATCGCTGGTCGCGATGCCCGACGACACCTTCTGGGTGGGCGACGAATTCGGACCGTGGCTGCTGCACTTCTCGGAGGACGGCGAGTTGCTCGCGCCGCCGGTCGAATTGCCCGGCGGATTGCATTCGACGGATCACCCGCTGGTGATCGCGCATGCCGAAGAACCGCGCATCGCGCATTCGCGCGGCTTCGAGGCGATGGATCTGTCGGGCGACGACAAGACCCTGGTGACCATTCTCGAAGGCCCGGTCGCGGGCGACCCGCCGAAAACATTGCGCGTGCAGCGATACGACACCGCCGCCGGCAAGTGGCTGCCGGTCACTCTTATATATGAGCTCGACGCGGATACGGTTTCGGTCACCGACATGTCGCGGATCGAGGGCAATCGCTTCGTGGTCATCGAACGCGACAGCCTCGAAGGTGACGCGGCGAAGGCCAAGCGCGTCTATTCGATCGATCTCGACAATGCGGCGCCAGGCAAACCGCTGCAGAAGAAGCTGGTCATCGACCTGCTGTCGATCGGCAATGCCCGCGGTCTCGCGCAGGTCGCGACACCGGGGGCGCCGTTCCGCTTCCCGTACCTGACCATCGAATCCATCCAGGTGCTGGATCGCAAACACGTCGTGATCGTGAACGACAACAACTTCCCGGCCACCGGCGGGCGCGGCGCGAATGTGCCGGACGCCACCGAGTGGATCTGGCTCGAACTGCAGAATCCGTTGTGA